In the Raineyella fluvialis genome, TGGTCGACGGTGACCTGGTGCCACGCCTGTTCCTCGGGAGTCGACGGCTCCCCACCCCGCGGGATGCGGCGCGGCGGTGCCTCGGTGCCACCGGGGGCGGTGGCGACGACGCGGACGCCGTGTGGTGCGGCCTCGAACGCCAGCGACTTGGTCAGCGTGTTCACGCCGCCCTTCGCCGCGGCGTACGGGAGCCGGTTGAGTCCCATCGTCGCCGTCGAGGAGACGTTGACGATGGTCCCGTGACCCTGGGCGTACAGCTGCGGCAGGACCGCCCGGCAGGCCCAGAGCGTGGGAAAGAGCGAGCGGCGGATCTCCGCCTCGATCTCCTCCTCCTGGTACTCCTCGAACGGCTTGCGCCAGATGGTGCCGCCCACCACATGGATGGCCACATCGACCCGGCCGTGCTCGGTGAGCGCCTTGGCGACGACGGCCTGGGCCCCCGCGTACGTCTCGAGGTCGGCGCGCACCGTGGCGACCGTGCCACCCTTGCGGGTGATCGTGGCGGCCACCTCGTCGAGGATGTCGGAGCGGTCGGCCAGCACCAGCTGCCCGCCCTCGGCGGCGATCCGTCGGGCCACCCGTTCACCGATGCCCTGTGCGGCTCCGGTCACCAGGACCACCTTGCCGGTGAACCGTCCCGGGCTGACGAAGCCCGGCTCGTCGAGCAGACCGCCGAGGATCATCGCCCGACGAGTGGTCTCCTTGCCGTGCTCGGCGTGCTCGATGATGAGCCGGCGGGTCAGGTCGCGGTCCCCCTGTTCGAAGGCCTCGATGATCCGGTCGTGGTCGCCGATGACGTCCGGGTGGCACCACTGGCCGTGCGGCAGCATCTCGTGCATGTGCCCGGCGACCCCGAGACGGCGGTAGGCCTCGAGCAGGTGTTCGTTGCCGGTGAAGGTGAACAGGTACTCGTGGAAGGCCGAGTTCGCGTCGGTGAACTGGTCCGCGTCGACGAACCGGTCGCCCTGGACGAACGGCCGACAGGCGTCGGCGAGCATCCGGAAGCCGGTGATCTGCCCGCTGTTCAGCCGGCCGATCGTCAGCTCCATCACCCCCAGCTCCAGCGCCGTCCGGGCGTCGAAGAGGGAGTCGGACTTCAGGATCGACGGGTGTTCCTCGCCGATCACGTAACCGTCCGCGGTCACGTTGTCGGCCGCCGGCGCCGGTGCCTCGACGACGGCGAGGACCGGGTCGTGCAGCGGGGCGTACGCCTGCCGTGGCCGCTGCGAGGTGCCGCCGATCCCGTACGCGTCGCCCGGGCCGAGGCCCAGCGCCGCCGGGTTCGGAGCGGCCGCCTCGGCGGCGGCGTCGCGAGCACCGGACAGGACGAGTCCACCGATCCCGAACGCAGTCCGGTCATCGGCGGGGACGGCCGGACCGGTCCCCAGCGGCGCCATCTCGGTGGCCCGGTGGGCGGGCAACAGATCGTACGCGTCGGCTCCTGCGGGGACCGCCCTGACCACACCGACGGCCCCGGCGGGAACCGCCACGGGCGCCGATGCGGGGAGCGTGGCCTCGGGCGACTCCTCGAGCAGCACGGTGCCGGTGGCCTCCTCGGCGACGGCCTCGCCGACGTTCTCCTCCGACGCCTGCTCGTTGGCGGCCGCGGCCTCCAGCGCCTCGACGCCGTGGTCGCGGGAGGCCGAGCTGCTGGCCAGGGAGAACTTCTCGTAGAAGAAGCCCTCGGGCTCCAGTCCGGTCGCCTGGAAGTGCTTGCGGACTGCCTCCACCATCGGCGGCGGGCCGCACAGGTAGACCGAGACGTTGCCGTCGTAGAGGTTCTTCGGGTCCATGTGCGCGGTGACGTACCCCTTCTTCCGGGCGGTGGCCGCCGGGTCGGCGACGCAGTAGTCCCAGGTGAAGTTGGGCAGCTGCTCCTGCAACTGCGCCAGCGTGTCCAGCTCCACCGCCTCGGTGTCGGTGTTCACGCCGTAGATGAGGTGCATCGGGCGGGTGCTGCCGGCCTTGGCCGAGGTGCGCAGCATGGCGAGGATGGGGGCCAGGCCGGTGCCGCCCGCGAGGAGCAGCAGCGGGGTGGTGCCCTCGCGCAGGAAGAACGACCCGTTGGGCCCGTGCAGGGTCAGCCGGTCGCCGACCCCGGCGCGCTCCGAGAGCCAGGTGGACATCGCCCCTCCGGGGGTGATCTTCACCAGGAAGCTCAGCCGGCGCTCGTCGGGGGAGGTACTGAAGGAGTACGAGCGGCGCTCCTCGGTGCCGGGCACCTCGATGTTGACGTACTGCCCCGGCAGGTAGGACAGCGACTCGCGATCCTCGACCTCGATGCTGAAGCCGATGACGTTGTCGCTGTAGCGGTGGATGTCGACGACGATCGCCTGGAAGCTGCCGGCCACCGTCTTCGCCACCTCCGACGTCGACGCGATCCGCAGCACGAGGTCGGAGCGCGGCTTCATCTGGCAGGGCAGGCAGAAGCCCTCGGCGGCCTCGCTCTCGCTGAGGGCGTCCTCGATGTAGGAACCCGGATCGTAGTCACCCGATTCACAGAAGGCCTTGCAGGTGCCGCAGGCGCCGTCGAGGCAGTCCACCGGGATGTTGATCCTCGCTCGGTAGGACGCCTCGGCGACCGTCTGGTCATCCTGGGCCGTGATGAAACGGGTGACGCCGTCCTCGAAGGTCAGTGCGACCTGATGCGTCATGTCAGCCTCTCAGACGTGGTAGATGTCGACCACGTGGTGGATGTAGTCGTTCTTCAGGACGACGACCTTGCGGCGGATCACGGGGGAGGGGCCGGAGAAGTCGATGGTGTAGAACGAGGTCCCGTAGTACGGGTCCACCGTCTGGTAGCGGAAGTACATGGTGTGCCAGTTGAAGCGGACGTCCACCAAGGCACCGCGCCGGTCGATGATCTCGACGTTGGTGATGTTGTGGGACGTACGGGGCTCCGGCAGCGAGGTCGCCGACGAGCGCTCGGTGCGGATCCGGAAGATGCGGTCCTCGAGCCCACCCTTGTTGGGGTAGTACATCAGCGAGATCTCGGTCTGCGGGTCGCGGCTGAGTTCGCCGTCGTCGGCCCAGGAGGGCATCCAGAACTCGACGTCGTCCGCGTAGCACTCGAGCCAGCGGGTGAAGTCGCGGTCGTCCAGGTGGCGGGCCTCGCGGTAGAGGAACTGCTCGACAGCCTGCTGGTCGACGTAAACGTCGGCGGCGGGGGCGTTCGGGACGGTGGTCATGGTCATGGTCATGGTCGTGGGGGTCGCGGTCTGCGTCGTCATGGTCCTGGTACTTCCTCTCACGCCAGCTCGGTCAGCGCTGCGGCCTCGGCTGCCTTCTCGGCGGCCTGGGCCTTCTTCATCACGGACAGCCAGTACTCGTGGTGTACCGGGTAGAGACCCTCGTCCTCGTTCTTGACACCGGAGGAGAGCACCTTGGTCATGCCCAGGCCCTTCGCGACGTCGTTCGGACCGGCGATCTGGTGGCCCTGGCCGCGCGACATGTCGTTCCACCGTGCGGCGGTGCCGAGGAAGGTCTTCTGGCAGGAGCGGAACTCCTCCAGGTCGTCCGGGGTGGCCATGCCGGAGGCGTTGAAGAAGTCCTCGTACTGACGGATGCGCTGGGCGCGGGACTCCGCCGACTCACCCTTGGGGGCGATGCAGTAGATGGTGACCTCGGTCTGGTCCACGCTGACCGGACGGAAGTGGCGGATCTGGGTGGAGAACTGGTCCATCACGAACACGTTCGGGTAGAGCAGCAGGTTGCGCGAGCCCTTGACCATGAAGTTGCCCTTGGCCTCGCCGAACTTCTCCTTCAGCTCCTCGAGCTTGGGGAAGAGCGGGCGGGACTCGTAATTGGCGGCCGTGGTCCACAGGCACAGGTGGCCGTTGTCGAAGGACCAGTAGCCGCCGCCCTGCTTGCCCCACTTGCCGGCGTCGACCGTCTGGGTGGTGTTCTTGGATTCGCCGGTGGCACGACGGCCGGTGGTGGCTGCGTAGTTCCAGTGGGTGGCGGTGACGTGATATCCGTCGGCCCCGTTCTCCGCCTGGACCTTCCAGTTGCCGTCATAGGTGTAGGTGGACGCGCCGCGCAGCACCTCCAGCCCCTCGGGGACTGGTCGACCAGGCAGTCGAGGACCTTGGTCGCGTCGCCGAGGTAGTCCTCGAGCTCGGCCACATCGGCGTTCAGCGAGCCGAAGAGGAAACCGCGGTAGGAGGCGAACCTCGCGATGTGGGTCAGGTCGTGCGACCCATGCGTGTTGAACTGCTCCGGGTAGCCGGCGTCCTCGGGGTCCTTCACCTTCAGCAGCTTGCCGTCGTTGCGGAACGTCCAGCCGTGGAACGGGCAGGTCAGCGTGGTGCGGTTGTCGGTCTTGCGGCGACACAGCATGGCACCGCGGTGCGCACACGCGTTGATCATGCAGTGGAGCTCGCCGTCCTTGCTCCGGGTGATGACCACGGGCTGGCGTCCGATGTAGGTGGTGAAGTAGTCACCGACGTTCGGGACCTGCGACTCGTGGGCCAGGTAGACCCAGTTGCCCTCGAAGATGTACTTCATCTCGAGCTCGAAGAGCTGTTCGTCGGTGAAGACCGAACGGTCGAGCTGCCACTTGCCCTCGGCGGGGTTCTCGACCATCAGGGAGTCGAGATCGATGGTGAGGGCATCGATGCTGGGATGTGCCATGTTTCCTCCAGGTGACTTCGTCGGCACCCGTCCCGCGGCGGGACGATGGAGTCACTGTGGCAAAGCTCACGTTGGCATGGCGCCAGACAATTGCCTAGCTGCGACCCAGGCACCCTGGTACCCCCCTGGCGGCGGGCGGGATCGAGGTGTGGACAAGCCCGCCGGCCGGCGCTGGCGTGTGCCGTAGGCTGGGATCCATGCGAGTTGGAGTATTCGGGGCGACCGGTCAGGTCGGCGGCGTGATGCGCACGTTGCTGGCCGAGCGTGGGTTCCCCCTCGACGACGTCCGTTTCTTCGCGTCGGCCCGGTCGGCCGGCACGAAGCTGCCCTGGGGCGACGGCCAGGTGACGGTGGAGGACACCGCCACTGCCGATTTCTCCGGCCTTGATATCGCGATCTTCTCCGCGGGCAAGAAGACCTCGCTGGCGGTTGCGCCGAAGGTGGCCGCCGCGGGAGCTGTCGTGATCGACAACTCCTCCGCCTGGCGGATGGACCCGGACGTGCCGCTCGTCGTCTCCGAGGTCAACCCGGGTGACGCGATCAATCCGCCGAAGGGCATCATCGCCAACCCGAACTGCACCACCATGGCCGCGATGCCGATCATGAAGCCGCTGCACGACCTCGCCGGTCTGCGCCGGCTGATCGTCGCGACCTACCAGGCCACCTCCGGCTCCGGCGTCGCCGGGGTCGCGGCCCTGGCCGAGCAGACCGCCGCGGTCGCGGACCCCCGCCGGCTCGCCCTGGACGGTTCCGCGGCCGGCATCCCCACCGACATGTACGGGCCGTACGTCAAGCCGATCGCCTTCAACGCCCTCCCCTTCGCCGGCAACCTCGTCGACGACGGCACCGGGGAGACCGACGAGGAGCAGAAGCTGCGCAACGAGTCCCGCAAGATCCTGCACATCCCGGACCTGCTGGTCTCCGGCACGTGCGTGCGGGTGCCGGTCTTCAGCGGACACTCGCTCGCGATCAACGCCGAGTTCGAGCGTGACATCACTCCGCAGGAGGCCGTCGAGGCACTGCGTGACGCCCCCGGCGTCGAGCTGATGGACGTCCCCACCCCGCTCGACGCGGCCGGCAAGGACCCCTCGTACGTCGGCCGGATCCGCCGCGACCAGTCCGCGCCCGAGGGCAAGGGGCTGACCTTCTTCATCTCCAACGACAACCTGCGCAAGGGCGCGGCCCTCAACGCGGTCCAGATCGCGGAGTTGCTCGCCGCCCGCGTCTGACCCGTCACGTCCCGTACGCCGATGCCCCGCCCACCCGGGCAGGGCATCGGCGTACGTTGTCCTCTGGGCACCCGCCCACTCTGCTCAGCCGTCCGGAGGACACATGGACCACGCACCCGCCGACCTTTCCGCGCTGACCGTCGCCGTGATCGGCGGCGGCGTGATGGGCGGCACCCTGTTCCGGGCCATCCTGGCCGTCGACGATCCGGGGGTCGCCGGTGCCGTGGTCGCCGAGACCCATGCCGGGCGCCGGGCGGACCTGCTGGAGGACGTCGCCGGGCTGGTCGCCGGCCGGGACGTCCGCGCGACCGAGGACGCCCTCGAGGCGGCCCGCGGCGCGGATGTGGTCGTGCTGGCGGTCAAGCCGCAGGATGCCCGTGCGACGCTGGCGTCGATCGCCGGGGAGTTGGGTCCCCGTACCCTGCTGCTGTCGATCTGCGCCGGCCTGTCGACCGCCACCCTTGAGGGCTGGGTCCCGAGGGCGTACGCGTCGTCCGGGGGATGCCGAACACTCCCGCCCGGATCGGTGAGGGGGCGACCGCCGTGTGCGCCGGATCCGCCGCCGACCCGGCTGATCTCGACCTGGTCGTCCGACTGCTGGGTCGCTCCGGTGTCGTCGTCGCGGTGACCGAGGACAAGATGGGTGCCGTCACCGGAGTCTCCGGATCGGGCCCGGCGTTCGTCCTGCTGGCCATGGAGGCGATGATCGACGCCGGTGTCGAGCTCGGACTGACCCGTGCCGTCGCCCGCGACCTCGCGGTGCAGACCTTCCGTGGCACCGCGGGGCTCGCCCTGGAGCCGGGGTCGCACCCCACGCTGCTGCGTGAGGCGGTGACCTCCCCCGGTGGCACGACCGCCGCCGGTCTGGCCGCCCTGGAGGAGCACGGGGTGCGGGCGGGCATCGCGGCCGCCGTCCGCGCCACGTACGCCCGCAACGCCGCGCTGGGGGCCTGACCCGCGCGTCCGCGTTTTCGCGTCGGGGCGGGCGTCGGGATAGGATGTGGAAGTTGCGACCGGCGTGGTCGCGAGTCGTCGCCGCGTCGGCGTCGAACATCCGTCCTGTCCGGGCCCCAGGCTCGGCGATCGAGAGGTCCATCCGTGGGTTCTGTCATCAAGAAGCGTCGCAAGCGCATGGCGAAGAAGAAGCACCGCAAGCTGCTCAAGAAGACGCGTATCCAGCGTCGTCGCGCCGGCAAGTGACGCTCGGGCCCAGCCGGGTCCGATGACGTGATCACGTTCCGATGACACCTCGGTGGATCCCTCGCTGGGGGCGTGGCGACGCGCCGTCGGCCGGGTCCGAGGAACACGCCGGGGGCACTCCTACCGGTGCCCGCGTGCGCGTCCTGAGTCGCGTCGGCTGCCATCTGTGTGATGACCTGCTCGTCGTGGTCGACGAGGTCTGCCGGCGTCGCCAGGAGGCCTACGACGTGACCGACGTCGACGACGACCCGGCGCTGAGGGCCCGCTACGGCGACCTCGTCCCGGTCGTCTTCGTGGACGGCGCGCAGTTCGCGACCTGGCGGGTCGACGCTGCGGCATTGGATGCCGCTCTGTCGCAGCCTCGGCAGGGTGTCCGGTGACTCCCGGCCCGGACGCTGCCGCAGCGCGGTCCGGCGGGTTGGAAAGGCCTGTCGGAGCTTCTACAGTGGGCTCGCAGGTGAAATCGCACGATGGCAGGAGGGCCGTGTCCGAGGGCGCTGCTCCGCCGGCCTCCGGCGGTATTCCCGACGCGACGATCGCGCGGCTTCCCCGGTATCTCCAGGTGCTGCGTGACGTCCGGGGCCAGGTGACCATCTCCTCCCAGCAGCTCGCGGAGGCAGTGGGAGTCAACCCCGCCCAGTTGCGCAAGGACCTGTCGTACTTCGGGTCCGTGGGCACCCGGGGTGTCGGCTACGACGTCGGGCGGCTGATCGCGTTGATCTCCGACCATCTCGTCGGCCCGGGCACCCGGCCGTTCATGATCGTCGGGATGGGCAAGCTCGGCACCGCGATGGCGGGTTTCACCGGCTATCCCGAACGCGGCTTCCGACTGGCCGCGCTGGTCGATGTCGCACCGGCACTGGTGGGCACCAAGCTGCGCGTGGCCACGACGATCGGTCCCACCAGCCTGGCCGTACGACACCTCGACGACCTCCCCGCGATCGTCGCCGAGACCGGTGCCAGCCTGGCGCTGCTGTGCGTGCCCCCGCGTGCGGCGCAGGAGACCGTCGAGCGGCTCGCCACCGCCGGGGTCACGAGCATCCTCAACTTCGTCAGTGAGGGAGTCCACGCTCCCGAGGGCGTACGCCTGCGCGACGTCGACCTCGCCCGCGAGCTCCAGATCCTGGCGTACTACCAGCAGCACCCTGACACCGCCGCCCCCCAGGGGGACCCCACGGATGCCCAGGGGACGTCGACCCAGAAGAAGGTATCGGTGTGAGCATCCTCGTCCTCAGCGTCTCCCACAAGACAGCACCAGTCGATCTCCTCAGCCGAGCTTCGATGGACGCGGTCACCGCGGCGAAGCTGGAGAGCGGGCTCGCCGAGAGCGAGCACATCGACGAGGCCGTGGTGCTGTCCACCTGCAACCGCACCGAGGTGTACGCCAACGTGTCGCGGTTCCACCTCAGCCTGGAGGACATCACGAGCCGGATCGCGGAGGCGACCGGGCTGGCGGCGGGGACCCTGCAGCAGCATTGCGCGGTCTTCTACGACGAAGCGGCGATCAGCCACCTGTTCAACGTGACGTCCGGGCTGGATTCCATGGTCGTGGGGGAGAACCAGATCCTCGGCCAGGTGAAGACCGCCCTCACCCGCGCCCAGGACTCCGGCACCGTCGGGCCCCAGCTCAACAACCTCTTCCAGCAGGGCCTGCGGGTCGGCAAGCGCGTCCAGTCGGACACCGAGGTCGGTGCCGCCGGGCAGTCGCTGATGACCGCCGCCCTCGACGAGCTCTACCAGCAGGGGATCCGACTGGTCGGTCAGCGGGTGGTGATCGTGGGTGCGGGCTCGATGGCCGCCCTGTCGGCGCACACGTTGGCCGGCGAGGGTGTCGACCTCATCCTGGTCAACCGGACCTTCGAGAAGGCCGCGCACCTCGCCCGCGCGGTGGGGGGGACGGCCCGGCCGATGTCCGAGCTGGACGCCGTCCTCGAGGAAGCCGACATCCTCGTCACCTGCACCGGGGC is a window encoding:
- the benB gene encoding benzoate 1,2-dioxygenase small subunit, giving the protein MTTQTATPTTMTMTMTTVPNAPAADVYVDQQAVEQFLYREARHLDDRDFTRWLECYADDVEFWMPSWADDGELSRDPQTEISLMYYPNKGGLEDRIFRIRTERSSATSLPEPRTSHNITNVEIIDRRGALVDVRFNWHTMYFRYQTVDPYYGTSFYTIDFSGPSPVIRRKVVVLKNDYIHHVVDIYHV
- a CDS encoding glutamyl-tRNA reductase, translated to MSILVLSVSHKTAPVDLLSRASMDAVTAAKLESGLAESEHIDEAVVLSTCNRTEVYANVSRFHLSLEDITSRIAEATGLAAGTLQQHCAVFYDEAAISHLFNVTSGLDSMVVGENQILGQVKTALTRAQDSGTVGPQLNNLFQQGLRVGKRVQSDTEVGAAGQSLMTAALDELYQQGIRLVGQRVVIVGAGSMAALSAHTLAGEGVDLILVNRTFEKAAHLARAVGGTARPMSELDAVLEEADILVTCTGARGTVITADQVRDAALSAVIDLALPADVERDAAKYAPLINLALLMERDTDHATASQLRDAQQLVGEETRDFLAQRRAAQVKPTVVALRAMARDVVDSELERLSGLTPDLSDTERAEVEKAVRRVVDKLLHQPTVRVQEYARSEQEVDYAAALRDLFALDPEHMRAVLSPSPDGTPPRGAAVAATAGVIAAAGSVASGTNGVRA
- a CDS encoding aspartate-semialdehyde dehydrogenase, with translation MGSMRVGVFGATGQVGGVMRTLLAERGFPLDDVRFFASARSAGTKLPWGDGQVTVEDTATADFSGLDIAIFSAGKKTSLAVAPKVAAAGAVVIDNSSAWRMDPDVPLVVSEVNPGDAINPPKGIIANPNCTTMAAMPIMKPLHDLAGLRRLIVATYQATSGSGVAGVAALAEQTAAVADPRRLALDGSAAGIPTDMYGPYVKPIAFNALPFAGNLVDDGTGETDEEQKLRNESRKILHIPDLLVSGTCVRVPVFSGHSLAINAEFERDITPQEAVEALRDAPGVELMDVPTPLDAAGKDPSYVGRIRRDQSAPEGKGLTFFISNDNLRKGAALNAVQIAELLAARV
- the benC gene encoding benzoate 1,2-dioxygenase electron transfer component BenC; this encodes MTHQVALTFEDGVTRFITAQDDQTVAEASYRARINIPVDCLDGACGTCKAFCESGDYDPGSYIEDALSESEAAEGFCLPCQMKPRSDLVLRIASTSEVAKTVAGSFQAIVVDIHRYSDNVIGFSIEVEDRESLSYLPGQYVNIEVPGTEERRSYSFSTSPDERRLSFLVKITPGGAMSTWLSERAGVGDRLTLHGPNGSFFLREGTTPLLLLAGGTGLAPILAMLRTSAKAGSTRPMHLIYGVNTDTEAVELDTLAQLQEQLPNFTWDYCVADPAATARKKGYVTAHMDPKNLYDGNVSVYLCGPPPMVEAVRKHFQATGLEPEGFFYEKFSLASSSASRDHGVEALEAAAANEQASEENVGEAVAEEATGTVLLEESPEATLPASAPVAVPAGAVGVVRAVPAGADAYDLLPAHRATEMAPLGTGPAVPADDRTAFGIGGLVLSGARDAAAEAAAPNPAALGLGPGDAYGIGGTSQRPRQAYAPLHDPVLAVVEAPAPAADNVTADGYVIGEEHPSILKSDSLFDARTALELGVMELTIGRLNSGQITGFRMLADACRPFVQGDRFVDADQFTDANSAFHEYLFTFTGNEHLLEAYRRLGVAGHMHEMLPHGQWCHPDVIGDHDRIIEAFEQGDRDLTRRLIIEHAEHGKETTRRAMILGGLLDEPGFVSPGRFTGKVVLVTGAAQGIGERVARRIAAEGGQLVLADRSDILDEVAATITRKGGTVATVRADLETYAGAQAVVAKALTEHGRVDVAIHVVGGTIWRKPFEEYQEEEIEAEIRRSLFPTLWACRAVLPQLYAQGHGTIVNVSSTATMGLNRLPYAAAKGGVNTLTKSLAFEAAPHGVRVVATAPGGTEAPPRRIPRGGEPSTPEEQAWHQVTVDQTVESSLMHRYGTLEEQAAAICFLASDEASYITGSILPVAGGDFGG
- a CDS encoding glutaredoxin family protein; this encodes MRVLSRVGCHLCDDLLVVVDEVCRRRQEAYDVTDVDDDPALRARYGDLVPVVFVDGAQFATWRVDAAALDAALSQPRQGVR
- a CDS encoding redox-sensing transcriptional repressor Rex; its protein translation is MSEGAAPPASGGIPDATIARLPRYLQVLRDVRGQVTISSQQLAEAVGVNPAQLRKDLSYFGSVGTRGVGYDVGRLIALISDHLVGPGTRPFMIVGMGKLGTAMAGFTGYPERGFRLAALVDVAPALVGTKLRVATTIGPTSLAVRHLDDLPAIVAETGASLALLCVPPRAAQETVERLATAGVTSILNFVSEGVHAPEGVRLRDVDLARELQILAYYQQHPDTAAPQGDPTDAQGTSTQKKVSV
- a CDS encoding pyrroline-5-carboxylate reductase family protein; its protein translation is MTEDKMGAVTGVSGSGPAFVLLAMEAMIDAGVELGLTRAVARDLAVQTFRGTAGLALEPGSHPTLLREAVTSPGGTTAAGLAALEEHGVRAGIAAAVRATYARNAALGA
- a CDS encoding 30S ribosomal protein bS22 — translated: MGSVIKKRRKRMAKKKHRKLLKKTRIQRRRAGK
- a CDS encoding pyrroline-5-carboxylate reductase family protein, with the protein product MDHAPADLSALTVAVIGGGVMGGTLFRAILAVDDPGVAGAVVAETHAGRRADLLEDVAGLVAGRDVRATEDALEAARGADVVVLAVKPQDARATLASIAGELGPRTLLLSICAGLSTATLEGWVPRAYASSGGCRTLPPGSVRGRPPCAPDPPPTRLISTWSSDCWVAPVSSSR
- a CDS encoding SRPBCC family protein, producing the protein MLRGASTYTYDGNWKVQAENGADGYHVTATHWNYAATTGRRATGESKNTTQTVDAGKWGKQGGGYWSFDNGHLCLWTTAANYESRPLFPKLEELKEKFGEAKGNFMVKGSRNLLLYPNVFVMDQFSTQIRHFRPVSVDQTEVTIYCIAPKGESAESRAQRIRQYEDFFNASGMATPDDLEEFRSCQKTFLGTAARWNDMSRGQGHQIAGPNDVAKGLGMTKVLSSGVKNEDEGLYPVHHEYWLSVMKKAQAAEKAAEAAALTELA